The following coding sequences lie in one Synechococcus sp. PCC 7336 genomic window:
- a CDS encoding DUF3067 family protein: protein MTGEDFRRSIEQKWGRAYDVQLQRRGSRVLLLVMWKYLGQRSFPLTAEEYTQHLEAILERLADWGVLEFALQQLQATRQRPRLGKAVSIPLDLGERASEWLL from the coding sequence ATGACTGGAGAAGACTTTCGCCGCTCGATCGAACAAAAGTGGGGCAGAGCGTATGACGTTCAACTGCAGCGGCGGGGCAGTCGGGTGCTGTTGTTGGTTATGTGGAAGTATCTGGGGCAGCGCTCGTTTCCCCTCACCGCCGAGGAATATACTCAGCACCTCGAGGCCATCTTGGAGCGATTGGCCGATTGGGGGGTGTTGGAGTTTGCCCTGCAGCAGTTACAGGCCACCCGCCAGCGCCCCCGCTTGGGCAAGGCGGTATCGATTCCGCTAGATCTGGGGGAGCGGGCTTCTGAATGGCTTTTGTAA